The genome window AAATCTCCATCCCCATTTAGCTAACAGGGCAATGTTGACATCCTTCAGTTTGTGAAGCCCCAAACCCCCCACCTGCTTCGGAGACGTGACTCTATCCCAAGCGACCCAGTGTAATTTCTTAACATCTGAAGAGCCTCCCCATAGAAATCTCCTAATCATAGCCTCCAAGTCAGCTAACACCTTAATTGGAGCCTGATAAAGGGAAAGAAAGTAAGAAGGAAGACTCTCCAGAACCGACTGAATCAAGGTGACTCTCCAACCTATAGACAGAAAAAAAGCTTTCCAAAGAGCGAGACGTTTCTCGAATATATCAAAAACAGGTCTACAGTTTGAAATACAATTCATATTGACCCTGACAGTCAAACCCAAATATTTAAACGGAAGGGTAGCAGCTTTGCAACCCACCAATACAGCCATATCTTCGACCTCCCCTTTGATCAACCCGCGCCCGAAAAGATTTGACTTGGTAAATTTATTTTGAAGGCTAGAACATGAGTGAAAGCACCTTAGAATTCTCACAACGTTCAGAATATTATCACGACTCCAATCCCCCATAATAATAGCATCGTCAGCATAAAGAAGATGTGAAACGGTAGGGCCATCATTAGGGAGAGAAACACCTTTCAACAGACCCGATGCACAAGCCCTTTCAATCATATGCGATAACGCTTCCATAACTATGACAAAAACCCTAGCCGACTCCAAAATACCTTTAATCCATAAACACCATCTGTAGGAGAAGCCCATTTGAGCTAAGATATCCACCACGAAATTCCAATGAACATTATCATATGCTTTCTCAAAATCAGTCATTAGCATAAAAACTTTTTTGTTGACTCTTTTGGACCAATTCTGAATCTCGTTAATGATTAGCGGGCCATCCAGAATATACCTCCCACAAACGAATGCCGACTGGGAAGTCGATACAATAGAATCCAACACCGTCTTAAGCCTACTAGCCAAGATTGTCGAGATCACCTTGTCAATGACTCCCACTAAACTAATTGGCCAATAGTCCTTCAACCCTTGCGGGTCTTTGACTTTATGAATCAGTGCAATAAAAGAAGAACCACACCCCAAATTAATCTTCCCAGAATCGTAAAAGTCCGACAAGATGTTAGAGAATCGTCTTCTAACAAATGCCAATAGTGCTTAACAAAATGAAAATTAATACCGTCTGGGCCTGGCGCCCTGTCGTCGCCACAAGAAAAAATAGCACTTCTAATCTCGTCTTGAGAGAACCGGGCCTCTAAACTCTTAGCTTCACTATCCGAAATCTTTTTAAGTCTTCACAAACGAGCCGAGGACGGTCCTCACAATCTTCGATGAACTTGTttctaaaaacacttaaaaatttCTTTTTTGATCAAAGACAGCTTCGTCACCCACACCCCATCCACGTTCAAACCTTGAATGATGTTGCTGGCCTTCCTGCAATTAATCATGGTATGGAAAAACTTAGAATTTTCATCACCCTCCTTCGCCCATCTAATCCTTGATCTTTGCTTAAAATCTTTGATTTTTCGAGCTTCTTCATCTTTAAGAATCTTTTTGCTTTCCAGCAAAATCCACTCCTTTTCTTCAGTCAGATCCCTCTCCTCCATCACAGATTCGATGTTTTCAAGATCCGTCATGGCCACAGCCACCTCCTCAGAGCTTTCTTTTAACATGTTGTCCCTCCACTCTTTTAATTTAACTCTAAGAACACCCAATTTCTTCGAAAGCGCAAGGTCATGAAGACCGTGGGGACAAGAAGGCCCACTCAAAGTACTGACAACGACATCATCAAACCCCTGTTTCCCAAACCAAGAGTCAAAAATCCGAAAAGGCCTTGCCCCAAAGTTGGCAGCAACGGACTTCAAAATAATCGGACATTGATCAGAAAAATAACACGAAAGAGCCACCACACTCGCTTCCGGCCACACATTGAAAAAACCAGAGCAAACCAAGAATCTATCCAATTTGCTAAGTTTCCTCCCATTATTCGACGAACAAGTGAATTTCCTGCCAGACATATTATATTCGACCAACCCAGCTTCATAAATAAAGGAATTAAAATTATTAGCACATGCTTGCTTAAACGCACAATTCCTCTTCTCCTCCCGGTGTCGAACAACGTTAAAATCACCTGTGACTACCCAAAAACCATCGGTCTCAGCGATCACCCAGGCTAGCTCATCCCATAGTAATTTTTTAGCATGAACACTTTGAGGAGCATAAACGTTCAAAACATTCAGCACAACTCCACTTCCCACAATAGAGCCCCTAATTAGCAGAAAATTCCAGTTCTTGGAAACCGATGTCTGTTTAAACATAGAATTATCCCACAAGCAAACTAACCCACCTGAAAATCCAACAGAATCAACACTAGCAAAATCGAAAATCCCACTCCCCCAAAAACCAGAGATATCCCCGATCGTCACCGAACTCTTTTTCGATTCCCCTAAAGCCAAAAAATTGATACCATTTTTTGCTCTCAAACTTCTAACCCAACCCTGCTTCTCCTCTCCCCCAAGACCGCGGACATTGAAAGATAAAAAATTCATTGGACCACCCCATTGATACCTGACTTGCCGACAATATCTTCAACCAATTTCGACTGCGACCTGAGGTCCACACCCACTTGAGCTCCAACCTCAATAGTTGCTGAAACTTCAGCCTCGAACTCAGCTCCCGAATTCCTATCGCCCGCGTTAGCAACCTTGCTGGATGGACCCATAGTAGAATTCTCCCCATCGAATGACTCAGGGGAAGACGCCCTGATATTCAGATCCAAGG of Helianthus annuus cultivar XRQ/B chromosome 1, HanXRQr2.0-SUNRISE, whole genome shotgun sequence contains these proteins:
- the LOC110898836 gene encoding uncharacterized protein LOC110898836 gives rise to the protein MNFLSFNVRGLGGEEKQGWVRSLRAKNGINFLALGESKKSSVTIGDISGFWGSGIFDFASVDSVGFSGGLVCLWDNSMFKQTSVSKNWNFLLIRGSIVGSGVVLNVLNVYAPQSVHAKKLLWDELAWVIAETDGFWVVTGDFNVVRHREEKRNCAFKQACANNFNSFIYEAGLVEYNMSGRKFTCSSNNGRKLSKLDRFLVCSGFFNVWPEASVVALSCYFSDQCPIILKSVAANFGARPFRIFDSWFGKQGFDDVVVSTLSGPSCPHGLHDLALSKKLGVLRVKLKEWRDNMLKESSEEVAVAMTDLENIESVMEERDLTEEKEWILLESKKILKDEEARKIKDFKQRSRIRWAKEGDENSKFFHTMINCRKASNIIQGLNVDGVWVTKLRRFSNILSDFYDSGKINLGCGSSFIALIHKVKDPQGLKDYWPISLVGVIDKVISTILASRLKTVLDSIVSTSQSAFVCGRYILDGPLIINEIQNWSKRVNKKVFMLMTDFEKAYDNVHWNFVVDILAQMGFSYRWCLWIKGILESARVFVIVMEALSHMIERACASGLLKGVSLPNDGPTVSHLLYADDAIIMGDWSRDNILNVVRILRCFHSCSSLQNKFTKSNLFGRGLIKGEVEDMAVLVGCKAATLPFKYLGLTVRVNMNCISNCRPVFDIFEKRLALWKAFFLSIGWRVTLIQSVLESLPSYFLSLYQAPIKVLADLEAMIRRFLWGGSSDVKKLHWVAWDRVTSPKQENLWVKVIEALHVGGSKWDFFPAKKANGGVWCNIVSVLNKPVADNAAIRNLFKGVVGRGDSIIFWLDPWLFDVPLKDMFPSLFHLEVVKNCCVRDRILGEGLWLWRHVPNSEVEVAEWRDLVLALSSVTLSDSLDRWRWVGSGSEGFSVAAVKKFIEAKSDYNNRFVMDWCKWVLLKCNILAWRAEMDRIPTVEALVARGVVVDGEECSFCGSGPDSVLHIFTACPVALGVWEKISFWCRIMNFFVFSFRDLLAVHSFGDRGPLERKALQGIVISACWCLWKARNCLRFNGKRSSVDDIFSEVRTVSFFWFKHREKKGLLDWGDWCKFVNM